One Silene latifolia isolate original U9 population chromosome 4, ASM4854445v1, whole genome shotgun sequence DNA segment encodes these proteins:
- the LOC141653695 gene encoding FCS-Like Zinc finger 2-like: protein MESSPPRTTTITTIKRPCFIEESNGLASIAQNNNIINNNNKNNGYFVDYENHMMRRRNSLRNITSLSTNCSSSTTTTTSVYSPRSTRILDPRFEDFNSPYFLDSCSLCHKPLGGNRDIFMYRGDTPFCSEECRQEQIDIDEAKEKNWNLKVLRTKKDAKKSTSSSSPSKPQNYAFRPGTVAAA, encoded by the exons ATGGAATCATCACCAccaagaacaacaacaataacaacaataaaaaggCCTTGTTTTATTGAAGAATCTAATGGTTTGGCCTCTATTGCTCaaaataacaatattattaataataataataagaataatgggTATTTTGTAGATTATGAAAATCATATGATGAGAAGAAGAAATAGTTTGAGAAATATAACATCACTTTCTACTAATTgttcatcatcaacaacaacaacaacaagtgtTTATTCTCCCAGATCTACTCGTATTTTAGATCCTAGATTTGAAGACTTTAACTCTCCTTATTTCTTAGATTCTTGCTCTCTTTGTCACAAACCTCTTGGTGGTAATCGCGACATCTTCATGTACAG AGGTGATACACCATTTTGCAGTGAAGAGTGCAGACAAGAGCAAATCGATATTGACGAGGCAAAAGAAAAGAACTGGAATTTGAAAGTATTGAGGACCAAAAAAGATGCCAAAAAATCAACATCTTCATCCTCACCTTCTAAACCCCAGAATTACGCTTTCCGTCCCGGTACCGTTGCGGCCGCCTAA